The following are encoded together in the Chlorocebus sabaeus isolate Y175 chromosome 12, mChlSab1.0.hap1, whole genome shotgun sequence genome:
- the ZBTB5 gene encoding zinc finger and BTB domain-containing protein 5 encodes MDFPGHFEQIFQQLNYQRLHGQLCDCVIVVGNRHFKAHRSVLAACSTHFRALFSVAEGDQTMNMIQLDSEVVTAEAFAALIDMMYTSTLMLGESNVMDVLLAASHLHLNSVVKACKHYLTTRTLPMSPPSERVQEQSARMQRSFMLQQLGLSIVSSALNSSQNGEEQPAPMSSSMRNNLDQRTPFPMRRLHKRKQSAEERARQRLRPSMDESAISDVTPENGPSGVHSREEFFSPDSLKIVDNPKADGMTDNQEDSAIMFDQSFGTQEDAQVPSQSDNSAGNMAQLSMASRATQVETSFDQEAATEKSSFQCENPEVGLGEKEHMRVVVKSEPLSSPEPQDEVSDVTSQAEGSESVEVEGVVVSAEKIDLSPESSDRSFSDPQSSTDRVGDIHILEVTNNLEHKSTFSISNFLNKSRGNNFTANQNNDDNIPNTTSDCRLESEAPYLLSPEAGPAGGPSSAPGSHVENPFSEPADSHFVRPMQEVMGLPCVQTSGYQGGEQFGMDFSRSGLGLHSSFSRVMIGSPRGGASNFPYYRRIAPKMPVVTSVRSSQIPENSTSSQLMMNGATSSFENGHPSQPGPPQLTRASADVLSKCKKALSEHNVLVVEGARKYACKICCKTFLTLTDCKKHIRVHTGEKPYACLKCGKRFSQSSHLYKHSKTTCLRWQSSNLPSTLL; translated from the coding sequence ATGGATTTTCCTGGTCACTTTGAACAAATCTTCCAGCAGCTGAACTACCAGAGACTTCATGGCCAGCTCTGTGATTGTGTCATTGTGGTAGGGAATAGACACTTTAAAGCCCACCGCTCCGTGCTGGCGGCATGCAGCACGCATTTCCGAGCCCTGTTCTCAGTGGCAGAAGGAGATCAGACCATGAACATGATCCAGCTGGATAGCGAGGTGGTGACAGCAGAGGCCTTTGCTGCACTGATTGACATGATGTATACCTCCACCCTCATGCTGGGGGAGAGCAATGTTATGGATGTCTTATTGGCAGCCTCTCACCTGCATTTGAACTCTGTTGTTAAGGCATGTAAACATTACTTAACGACAAGGACGCTGCCCATGTCTCCCCCCAGTGAGCGCGTTCAGGAGCAGAGTGCCCGCATGCAGCGCTCCTTTATGCTACAGCAGCTGGGACTAAGTATTGTGAGCTCAGCCCTCAATTCCAGCCAGAATGGCGAGGAGCAGCCAGCCCCCATGAGCTCTTCCATGCGCAATAACCTGGATCAGCGCACGCCCTTCCCCATGAGACGCCTTCATAAGCGCAAGCAGTCTGCAGAAGAGCGGGCCAGGCAGCGCCTCCGACCCTCCATGGATGAGTCTGCCATTTCAGATGTTACACCTGAGAATGGGCCTTCAGGGGTTCATTCTCGGGAGGAGTTCTTTTCACCAGATTCTCTGAAAATTGTGGATAATCCTAAAGCTGATGGAATGACTGATAACCAGGAAGACAGTGCGATCATGTTTGATCAGTCTTTTGGCACTCAAGAAGATGCCCAGGTGCCCAGCCAGTCTGATAACAGTGCTGGCAACATGGCACAGTTGTCCATGGCCTCTCGGGCAACTCAGGTTGAGACTAGTTTTGATCAGGAAGCTGCAACTGAGAAAAGTAGTTTTCAGTGTGAAAATCCTGAGGTTGGCCTTGGTGAGAAGGAGCACATGAGAGTGGTGGTTAAATCTGAGCCCCTGAGCTCGCCTGAGCCTCAGGATGAAGTGAGCGATGTGACCTCACAAGCAGAAGGCAGCGAGTCTGTAGAAGTGGAAGGAGTTGTGGTCAGTGCCGAGAAGATAGACCTCAGCCCTGAAAGCAGTGATCGGAGTTTTTCAGATCCCCAGTCTAGCACAGACAGGGTAGGTGATATCCACATTTTGGAGGTCACAAATAACCTAGAGCATAAGTCCACTTTTagtatttcaaattttcttaacAAGAGCAGAGGAAATAACTTTACTGCAAATCAGAACAATGATGATAATATCCCAAACACCACTAGTGACTGCAGGCTGGAGAGTGAGGCCCCCTATTTGTTGAGTCCAGAGGCTGGGCCTGCAGGTGGGCCCTCCTCTGCCCCTGGCTCCCATGTAGAGAACCCATTTAGTGAACCTGCAGACTCCCACTTTGTCAGACCTATGCAGGAGGTGATGGGCCTGCCATGTGTGCAGACTTCAGGCTACCAAGGAGGAGAACAGTTTGGGATGGACTTTTCCAGGTCTGGTTTGGGCCTCCACTCTTCCTTCTCCAGGGTAATGATAGGTTCCCCAAGGGGAGGAGCCAGTAACTTTCCATACTATCGCCGCATAGCTCCCAAAATGCCAGTTGTAACTTCTGTCAGGAGCTCACAGATCCCAGAAAACTCTACCAGTTCCCAGCTAATGATGAATGGAGCTACATCCTCATTTGAAAATGGCCATCCTTCCCAGCCTGGCCCTCCACAGTTGACCAGAGCATCTGCAGATGTTCTGTCAAAGTGCAAGAAGGCCTTATCAGAGCACAATGTTTTGGTTGTAGAGGGAGCTCGCAAGTATGCCTGCAAAATCTGCTGCAAAACTTTTCTGACTTTGACAGATTGCAAGAAACACATCCGTGTTCATACAGGTGAAAAGCCCTACGCCTGCCTGAAGTGTGGCAAGAGGTTTAGTCAGTCCAGCCACCTGTATAAGCACTCAAAGACTACCTGCCTGCGCTGGCAGAGCAGCAATCTTCCCAGCACTTTGCTCTAG